The genomic stretch TGTAAAACTGCTCAACGAGACGAAAGAGAGCCACCTGGAAGCGACACCCACGACACTTATCGGTGGCGCCCTCTCCCTAGCTCTCACCCACATCAACAAACAAACTATCCTACATGCTCCAACCGCTGCTTCTGCCGAGAGCACAGCTCTCTCCGCACTTGCCGATTCCGAAAACGCCCACGTCGATCGTGTTCCCCTCACATCTCGTATCCTTATCGTCTCCGTGTCTGGCGATCTAGCGAACCAATACATACCCGTCATGAACTCCATCTTTGCCGCACAACGGAAAAGGATACCCATAGACATTCTCAAGCTAGCAGGTGACACCGTTCTACTTCAGCAGGCGAGCGATGCGACTGGGGGCGTGTACATGAAGCCGGACCGCCCAGAGGGCCTGCTGCAGTACCTAATGATGGCATTTCTACCAGATGTAACGGCACGGACAAGTCTGGTAGTCCCGAGTGCCGGTGGTGTTGACTTTCGCGCAGCTTGTTTCTGTCACCGCAAGGTCGTTGACATTGGCTTCGTCTGCAGTGTGTGCTTAAGCAGTAAGCCAAGCCATCAACATGTCTCAAATCATTGGATGTATGCTAACTACGCCAGTCTTTTGCAACCCGGACCTATCTGATAACCTCTGCATGACCTGCGGCTCTTATCTGTCGCTACGCAGTGCCGTGACCAATCCGCCAGCGTTGATACCTAggaagaaaaagaaaaagaagaagactGGAACCGACTCAGCAACCCCGGGGGGGAATACTCCTGCAGGATCTGGCACGCCTCTGCATCCCTGAATCACTCCCCGCGTATCTGAAACCGCCATCTTCAGATCGCCAGATTCACCGATGTACTTCCTTCTAGGACACGCATGCATATCTGCTAACCGTCCTCGGGCCGTGGCAAGCGAGATCCACTTGAATACATCCGCCCATAGCATGGAGAACACGGAGACTCAGATGGCAGGTTTATAGAGCCACTAACACCTCTGTACAATAGCCGCTCACCCGGATACGAAAGGCTAGTAAGAGGATCGATAGCAGCATCCGCTGTTAATAGTCTATTCGCCCAGGTCTGCAGCGCCATAGTACCCCTCCTTACATATATGCATCTCAGCAGAAATGTTTGAACACGGGGACTAAAGATCCCGAGGTCATTTCACCGAGCATGTCTCAGATGTTAATGGAACCAATGGATTCAATCTACTTAAGGGTGGTGGCTGTGGGGGAGAGCTTCAACCCAAATCACTTAGCACAGCTCATAGGGCCAGTCCGACGTGATAGGCTAGTATCCACATTCCAAGACCATCACACCATGATCATATCAGGCATTTTCCAATAATCATGCGTTCGATAATCGGTGATTCGTAACCCTAATGCGCGATTGTGTCATCCGACTGGATTCTTGTTGTGTGAGAAACCAATTGTCAAATGTTATAGATAGGCCAGAGATGGGGTCTACGATTTCAGCCAAAGGATTCAAGTATGCGACTGTGCATCAGGGATAGCGGGGCTGGGCGATGAAAAAGTAAAGTGAGATCAATGCAAGAAAGACCATTGGGGCACAATAGGCGAGCGGAGAACCAGCAGTGTAGTTTGATTGCATTCAGGCACCCTATTTCTGGCCGCTAAGGGAAACATGCAAACCTCACCAGGGAGCTGTTGAATTCCCGTTGGACCTGCGTCTTACGTCTGATATTGCCTTAGACAGCTGCGGAGGTGCCGCAGGATACGGATAGACTGGCCGGGCGAAGGCGTGGGGTTGAGCTTGAACGGCCCGCATAGTTCGCACTGCTGCAAGCGACGGGACATTTAACGGCATCCGGAGTTTCAACTAACTATGACGTGTTGCGAAGCATTTATAAGCTTGCGCAGAACTCGTGTACCAGTACGCAGCCAGACTCGGCGATACGAGTTGAGTTGAGATCTTGTACTCATCTTTACTCTTCGTGGATCTGATATGGGGCAAAGGGTTTGATCGTCACCTGTAAGCTACGACGACCTTTGCCGTATTTGTACTACGCCTAGCCTCGGTCAGGGTTGGCCTGGACATGTTTCCAAACTTCAACCACACGCGCGGCCTATCAGCCGCCTTGACGTTATCACAACCCTTGCTCCTGTTGCTCACCCATGCTCATCCAAAGCTGTGAGCCACATGCTTTCGGATTCATTTCGCTGATAGCGAATGCAGTGGTGATGGGCTGGCTTCTAACTTCCATCTGACACGACCTTCAGGGCTCCCTGGGCGTTGCCTCGTGTTGGTCCGAAGACGATACAGTAATAGGGGTCTTGTTCAGAAAAGTCGTCGAAGATGTTGAGCATGTGAAGGAACATCGCAATCCATCAGGTATGACGGCGGACCAAGAGATAATATACACTGAATACTTAAAAGCAGAGCTTGCGGCAAATCCGTCCCACGGTCATCCCACACCTGTGGTTCGACAGCCGCAGCAGGCTCGGCGCCAAAAGGCCCGCTGTCTCCGCTCCGTACAAGCGTCGTCAATACCCTGTAGTTTGGCCTTCTCCTTAGCGATCGTCTCTGGGCCTATATTGGCTGACAGGGAGGAGGGACCCATCAATCTCGTCCGCCTGGATGAGACACCCCACTGCCGTGGCGTCCGTGGCATCGGGAGGAGGCCATATTCATGCCTGTCTGGGGAATTCGTCAAAGCGCCGCCGTATACTGCAGCAGAACGGGCTGGTGAGCATATGGAGCTTTGGTAATCTTGCAACCAGGCTCATATAGCCACCACGGACCCCCCACCTCCATTGTTGAAGTTTGTACAGCTTGTGTGTACCGAGCGGACCCGATTCCCGAACGGTGTATACTTGTTACTTCGTTCCCTTGCACATCACAATCCCATCTTCGCTTCGGCAACTATTTTTTTGCGGTTTCGGCGCCATCTTTACTTGCTTTTAAAGACTTTTGGGGCTGACGCCAAGTGTGTCGACTCCCACCCCAGCCCTGAACCTGTGTGGTAGCGGTCTACTAGTCTTCACCTGCATCGACTGCACAATCTCTCCATTTCCACCTTAACAACCGTGCTGGATTCTGGAACAATATCTACATACCCCACGATTTCTCTCAACTGTACTTCGCGCTCGCCTCATCCATCGCATTCATAGGAAGCCAAATCGCCAACTTACCCAGAAGAAGACGACATCATGGATCCTGTTACATCGGGAATGGACCCCACTGTCCCTCTGGAGGCCTTTACCAATACGACATACGCTACGGGTGGTGACTCGAGGTTATACAATCTCAATGTATTCTACAACGTGAGTACTGGCCATGTGCATGAGTCGCATAAAACTTTGTGGTACGCGGGGCTAATGTCAAGGTTTCCAGCCCGGCGACATCGCTTGGATGATTACATCAACCGCTCTCGTGCTGCTCATGATCCCGGGCGTAGGGTCAGTCTCCCCAAACACGCTACAGCCCTTGTCATAGTCCTGTCATGTACACAAGTCTAATTGAACTACAGCTTCTTCTATTCGGGATTGGCACGAAGAAAGTCTGCGCTATCGCTACTATGGCTGTCCGTCATGGCGACGGCCGTCGTTTCCTTTCAATGGTTCTTCTGGGGTTACTCTCTAGCCTTTTCGCACAAGGCTGGAAAGTATATCGGCACCCTGGATAACTTCGCCTTAGTGGACGTGCTAGGCGCACCCTCGGTCGGAAGCCCGCGTATTCCTGATCTCTTGTTCTGTGTCTACCAGGGCATGTTCGCTGCTATTACGTACGTCTAGATCAGCCATTTAAGCGATGTATGTCAAAAGCTGACCGCGAATACAGCGTTGCTCTTGCCGTAGGTGCCGTTGCCGAGCGAGGACGCATGCTTCCATGCATCATCTACATGTTTGTCTGGACGACTGTCGTATACGACCCCATCGCATGCTGGACTTGGAACCCATCCGGATGGGTCTTCCAGATGGGTGGTCTCGACTTTGCTGGTGGAACTCCTGTGCATATCGCATCCGGATGTGCTGCCCTCGGCTACTCGTACATGCTGGGGAAGCGAAGCGGTCATGGTACCCAGGAGCTCAACTACCGCCCCCACAACGTTACACATATCGTTATCGGCACCGTCTTCCTCTGGGTAGGATGGTTCGGCTTCAACGCTGGCTCCGCCTTATCTGCTAACCTCCGAGCTGTCATGGCGGCTGTATGCACCAACCTTGCCGCGTGCGTTGGTGGAATTACCTGGTGCCTGGTTGACTACCGCCTGGAACGCAAGTGGTCTACTGTTGGCTTCTGCTCTGGAGTAATTGCTGGTCTTGTGACCATCACTCCGGGATCTGGGTACGTCCCCGCTTGGTCTGCTGTCGTTTTTGGTGTGTGCGGTGGTATTGCTTGCAACTACGCTACCAAACTTAAATACTTCCTCCGATGCGACGATGCGCTCGACATCTTCGCTGTTCACGGTGTTGGCGGCTTCATTGGAAACATTCTTACCGCATTCTTTGCTGCGTAAGTTACCATGCGATCACAGATGGACGTTCCTTTGCTAATCGGTTTTAGTGACTACATAGCGCATCTCGACGGCTACACGGTCATCACGGGCGGCTTCCTCAACCACCACTGGATGCAGATGGCCTACCAACTTGCCGACTCCTTTACTGGCGGCACCTACTCCTTCCTCGGAACCTGTCTCATCCTCGGTATCCTCGACTTTATCGGCAAATTTATTCCTGCCTTCAGGCTCCGCGCCAgcgaggaggaagaggcTGCTGGTATTGACGACGTTGAGATTGGCGAGTTCGCCGTAAGTTTTCCCACTCTTCCTTACTACTTGAAGTTGAACGAATACTAACACGACCCTCTCACAGTACGACTACGTCGAGCTCACGCGTGAAGTCAAGGTTCCCGACGACGACATGGACGAGGCCATGTCGCTGTCGGCACACTCACTTGAACCTCATGGTGCACGCATGGCCATG from Pyrenophora tritici-repentis strain M4 chromosome 1, whole genome shotgun sequence encodes the following:
- a CDS encoding TFB4, RNA polymerase II factor, which gives rise to MNTIDGSDRHVNTEEVPPPSLLAIVLDTNPHAWAHLSSTLSLSAALANILVFINAHLASGNANEVAVIASHSHKTAFLYPTPSSPQPQSRHGTNGATNDKVHDMAESANKYRPFAVVESAILRNFVKLLNETKESHLEATPTTLIGGALSLALTHINKQTILHAPTAASAESTALSALADSENAHVDRVPLTSRILIVSVSGDLANQYIPVMNSIFAAQRKRIPIDILKLAGDTVLLQQASDATGGVYMKPDRPEGLLQYLMMAFLPDVTARTSLVVPSAGGVDFRAACFCHRKVVDIGFVCSVCLSSKPSHQHVSNHWMYANYASLLQPGPI
- a CDS encoding AmtB, Ammonia permease, with the translated sequence MDPVTSGMDPTVPLEAFTNTTYATGGDSRLYNLNVFYNPGDIAWMITSTALVLLMIPGVGFFYSGLARRKSALSLLWLSVMATAVVSFQWFFWGYSLAFSHKAGKYIGTLDNFALVDVLGAPSVGSPRIPDLLFCVYQGMFAAITVALAVGAVAERGRMLPCIIYMFVWTTVVYDPIACWTWNPSGWVFQMGGLDFAGGTPVHIASGCAALGYSYMLGKRSGHGTQELNYRPHNVTHIVIGTVFLWVGWFGFNAGSALSANLRAVMAAVCTNLAACVGGITWCLVDYRLERKWSTVGFCSGVIAGLVTITPGSGYVPAWSAVVFGVCGGIACNYATKLKYFLRCDDALDIFAVHGVGGFIGNILTAFFAADYIAHLDGYTVITGGFLNHHWMQMAYQLADSFTGGTYSFLGTCLILGILDFIGKFIPAFRLRASEEEEAAGIDDVEIGEFAYDYVELTREVKVPDDDMDEAMSLSAHSLEPHGARMAMTSAHEKNQASIGSDHQLAEWAHRV